The DNA sequence CATACCCCGTCGGCTGCCCGATCATGTTGGCACTCCAATTCGGCATGCCGGTCCCTGTAGGAACAATCTGCCCCGTGCCCTGCAAGGGGATGAGCGGCTGCAAGAGCCCCTGGTTCGCCAGCACCGGCGCGAACGGCccacgcggcgccatgGGATTGAAGCCCGCGTCGGGCGGGGTGGCTTTCGGCGCTGCCTTCATGCCGGCAAGCTTGTCAAAGAGCGCCTCGGTGGGATCGGTGGGCTCCTGAGGCGCCTCCTTGGGCTCTTTTGTCTTCTCTTTGGGCTTGTTCGCGTccgcttcgcgctcggccttgTCATCGCGTGCACTcgcttcttcgcgctcgcgccgaCGCACAATCTCGACGGCCGCTGCGATCGTCTCCGCGTCAAGGTTTGCTTCGTTGCTCGACCGCTGCGGTGCAAGTGGCTCCGCAGGCTCGTCGGTGCGCTTCGTACTGCTGCTTACACGGTTTTGGCTCGTGTgccggcgctcggcggcaatctcttgcgcttgcaatctgcgcgcgagcgactCGTCTTCGCGTATcctgcgctcctcgtcctcgtgcgagcgcggcgctggtttgtttgcgctgctgcgccgctcgaggaAGCGACGAAGACGGATAATATCGCCCTCGCGCAGTCCGAGACTGCGCAGCTGGCTTGGATCGAGATCGTCGACAATCGACTCGTCGACATGGTCGCGCTcaaacgcagcggcgtAGCGCGTGCAATTGTCTACATCGATGCCTGCCTCGAGCAGAAAAGCAAACCAATCTTTACCCGTATTCGACGTGCGTTtcggagcgcgccgagcgcgcgtTTCGCGCTTGGGCTTGCTCTTCGCTGCACGGCCAAAAAGCCTGCGGCCAgtgagctgctcgaggtAGAGCAGGTCCGACTCGCCCATCTTGCTCAGCGGCACGTCAATGACCGAGCCGTTGGTCTTGTGCAGACGCACATGGTCTTCTCCGACACCGAGGAGCTCGGCGTTCACACGAAACTTGCCCGTGGCGTCGACCCATGTACGTACGCCCGTTTTCGCGTCACGGTCGCGGTCGCGGTCGCGCGAAGCGCCTTTGCCCATCGAGCTCACGACAGTGGACGTCTGggaggagcgcggcgttaCATGCACGGGCTCGTCCTTGATGCTCGGGAGGATATCGACGTAGGCGGCAGGGACGACGCCCACCTTTCCCGCAGCGTTCTGCAGCTTCCACCACTCGTCgttctcgcgctcgatgaGGACGAGCTGGTCGTTTTTGCAAACGCTCATTTCGTCCGTGTCCTGTGCATCGAAATCGTACAATGCAACGACCATCTCCTGGTCGGTGGCAGACCGCGCGGGCGCTTTGtgtggcgctgcttgcgagGGCGGCAAGACGCTGGGCTGCGCTGtggcggcacgcagcgctgccgcgTCGCGACTGCCTGCACGCACCGCAATATCTTTGCTGTCTTGGATCTTGTGCATGATCACCTCACCGGCCTGCTTGGATCCGACATGGAATTGCAGCGTGTCTTGGGGAATGTGGGCGGAGGGCGCCATGGAAAGGAGGAGGTACTTGGacttgtccagctcggcatgcGCCACGTCTTGGATATTGATGCGGGGAACGGCAGCGCCGTTCGTGTCTGCCGTGGCGAAAAAGAGAGATGCATTGCCGACTCCGAGCGTGCctttcgcgcgcttttttttttttttcgGATCCATTTCCGTGACGCTCCACATTTTGATATCATCGTTCATGTAGTCGGGCTGTGTTGCTGTCCATGCAGCGGGAACAGCAATAGGCGCGACGGTTTCTTGGCGGCCGTCGTCTTCATCAAGAGTGGGCTGTGGATCGTCGTCTTTGTCGGACTCGGGGAATGCcgacgccggcggcggcatgctACGCGTGGGGGCGGCCGCGGGGCTGGTTAGGATAGGCGCAGaaggcgcaggcgcagtCACAGaaggcacaggcacaggcacaggcataggcacaggcacaggcgcaggcacatgcgcaggtgcaggcgcaggagGCACGGTGTCTTGTACAGTTTGCGCCTCCTGCACCtcctgcgcctcctgcCCGCCCTGTCCGCCCTGTCCGCCCTCTTCCACGTAATTCGCCGGAACCAATCCCAGCATTCCTCCCGCTCCAGCAAGTAGCCATTCGCCATCGATCTCGTACACCTCCAGCTGCTGCCCCTCCTCTATACTCAACTCATCCGCTCCATTTGCCGTATACGCATACACCGCCTGCACATACCGGATCGGTGCTCTCTTTTCCACGTAATTCGCAGGAACAAGGCCCGCCTCGTCAGCCTTGCTCGCCTCGTCCGGCGGCACTACCACCCCTTCTGCATTCACAAacctgcggcgcgcgcggtacCAAGCATCGTCCACAACATCCTCAAGGTACAGTGCATCGCCCTCAGCAAGACTCAGCTCGTCGtccgcttgcgccgcatacgCATACAACGCAACACCCACGCCAAGGCACGCCATCCTAAGTGtcgccggcgccgctgcccgTGCACCAGTGCACATCACGTGCATATGCGTGGCACGTGGCCGGGAgtggcgcgacgcgaatgcgcgtgcgctgtcTCTGCGCGTATCGGACAGCGTGCGGTGTGCTCAGCGTGTTCAATgatgccgagcggcgcacctgGTGGAGGCGGTCGTGAGTTTTTTAccatgccgccgcgctACGCCATGAACAATATGATGCGCCGTCCCGTCCGGCCGATGGAGCCGCAGCACCCCATGCCATATCATTACGCACCGCCGGGGTACGCCATGCACCCCGGCATGGACGAAAACgcgatgcgtgcgcagcgcccgccgaTACCACCGCCGATCCCACATCCACCCACACCCGCAGATAGCATGGGGCATCCCGTGCAtgtgccgcaagcgccagccgctgcgcccggCCCCCCAGGCGCAAGCGGCCCGACGCCCACCGTGTACTTGGCTACCTACTCCTCTGTTCCCGTCTACGAAATCACCGTGCGTGGCATTGCGCTCATGCGGCGACGCTCCGACGGGTACTTGAACGCAACGCAGATCCTCAAGATTGCGGGAATCGAGaaagccaagcgcacgcggatcctcgagcgcgagatccTCACCGGAGAACACGAAAAAGTGCAGGGTGGGTACGGCACGTTCCAAGGCACCTGGATCCCGCTGCAGCGTTCGCAGGAGCTTGCCGTGACGTACGGCGTCTACCCCCTGATCCGCCCGCTGCTCGACTTTgatccaagcgcgacgcgcgccgtatCTCTCTCGcatggcaagcgccgcgccgtgcccgaAACGCCCGAAACGCCCGAAACGCTCGAGACGCCCATGCAAGGTCTTGCCACTGCGCGCTCTgttgcgcctgcgccgacgagccagcagccgcgctttctcacgctgctgccgccgcggtCAGACAGCCATgtcggcgcaggcgccgcaATCCATACACCCACACCGGgcacgccgcacgcacacaATGGCGGTGTGCCGCCCGGCTCGCTCCCGGACCAGAAAcaggcgctcggcgcgtacgccgcgcacggatATATGCCGCAAGGCGTGCTTCTTCCCCCTGCCGACGTGCCGTACCAAGCGACGAAACGGTCCCCCGAAGCGCTGcccgacgagcgcgccgtgaagcgccgcaccacGTCGCCGACCGAGCTTGTGCACGATCTCAATGCGCTGGTATCCAgcggcgagctgcactctgccgcgcgcccagtgcgtgcggaagcgcgcgatgcggacACGGTCCACGGGCCGCGTTTTGCCAACAAGGCTGCCGTGCCGAATCtcggcgacgagcgcgagcgcaaagcgcgcgagcagctcacTGGACTCTTTGTCGACGATTACGCGCCAGacgcgacgccgccgctgctggaccgcttgcacgcacttcttgccgagcttgcgccgcacgcctCTGCGCTGGACCTTGTCATTGACGACCACGGCCACACTGCGCTCCACTGGGcctcggcgctgtgccgccTGCCGCTTGTAAAGATGCTCACTGCGCTGCCTCGTGCACAAGGCGGCGCCAACATTTTTGTCGGGAACTATGCCGGGGAAaccgcgctgcacaggtCTGTTTTGGTGACCAATGCGTACGAAATGTCGCAGTTCTCCGACCTGCTCGACCTGCTTGCCGCCAGCCTGCAAACGCGCGACCACCGCAAACGCACCGTACTGCACCAcattgcgcttgtcgctgGCGTCAAggggcgcgcagcgccggccAAGTACTACCTGGGCTGTGTCCTGGACAAGATTACCGCGTCTGGCCAAGGCCCAGGCGCTCTTTTGCCGCAGTATGCGAGCATGCTCGACGCACAGGACGACGAGGGCGAGACGGCGCTGAGCAttgccgcgcggctcggAAATACCAACATGATCAAgatgctgctcgacgcagGCGCACGCAAAGACTTGCCCAACTATCTCGGCATCACCCCGCTCGATTGGGGCATCACGAATctcgcgccgagcgatgcggcgccggcgacGGTGCTCAACGAGCTGGTCTCGTTCAAACCCACCGACGTCGTCAAGTCGCTCGCCAACCCGCCGCCGGGGCCCGTAAAGAAGAGCGAGGACGTGCTCGAGAAGCTCGTACAGACACTCGAAGATCTCCAATGCGTCTTCGACCGCGAGGCCTCGGCAAAGCACGAGGCGGTCGAGACGACACAGGTGCATCTCCAAGCCGCCACGCGCGAACTCGCCGCACGGCGACGCCAgatcggcgctgcacaagcggctGTCAAtgagcgcgaagaggcGCGGCAGATGGCCGCCaacttggagcgcgcgctgcttccaTTTGGCCCAGCGAGCGACGCGGAGCCTTGCGGGCCGTTTGGCCACGAcatcgccgagcgcgccgctgcggtcttgcacgccgcacgcactgcaCAGCCAAGCGAGTACTCCGCACAGATCGTCCGTTTGCGTTGGCTGCTCGGTGCGCTGGGACACGAATGCGATGCGCTGACGCACGCAACggaggcgcttgtgcttggcgcgcgtgaTCGCCAGCAAAAGTACCTTGCTGTGGTTGCCAAGTGTGCGAATATCGCACCGGACAAGGTCGACGGgatgctcgacgagctcttGTCTGCGGTAGAATCGATGGGCACCGATGCAAACATTGCTTCCGTGTCCAACTTTATGCAAAAGGTCGGCCGCACAGCCGTGCCAGCGCATGACGCCGCGATGGAGACGGGATAGAGCGTTGGTATAGTACGTAGGGCAATACGCAAAGACTGCGATGCACAGGACGCGGCAATGCCGCCCGCctccgccgcgctcggATACACTCCCGCGCACCCATCTCCCGCTTCCTCGCCCACGCCCTCGCcccagcacgcgcgcgccatgtgGAGGCCAAGTGTTGCCCGACCATGCACACtgcggatgcagcgctgcacgactTTCGTTTGCAGTGGCAGCGCGACgttgagcgcgacgtggcggagcgcgatgcaccACCGGCAGCACCCCATGCATCGCACTCCTCgtgttttgcgccgccccgCCCGCCAACTGCGCCTCCCTTGCCAAAGCACGATACTCTTGCACACATGCTAGCGCCGCTCGTAGCCGCACACGAAGCGGAtgtcgcgcatgcgccgctcgaggCACAGACGCCGTCCACGACGCACggtgcagcaccgcgcgagCGCTCTTGCTGTCCACGCACCGTGCACGAAatgcacgccgccgacgaGACGCTGCCTTTTCCTGCCGGGACACTCCCCGACGAGGTATGGATGCGCGTCCTGTTCTGCGCGCTAGAGCcgacgctgcttgcgcctgGCATAGCATCGCTTTCCGATACGATGCACCACGAGTCCTGCCCATCTGCGTCTGCGCACCATGCATGGTCCGGCCCCGACTACATCACACTGgaaaatgcagcgcgcacatgctggaaactgcgcctgctcacaagccgcgcgatgctctGGCGCCGCGTGGTGCACGCTACATACCAGCCCCCACAGCTTCCCTTGTATACCACGCCCGACACGCTCTTTGCACGCACCCCCTACAGCTGGCGCGACCTATTTATCCAGCAGCCGCGCTTacgcatgcacggcgcataCATTGCAACGTGCCGCTATACCCAGCAAGGCCTGTCGGAAGAGAATCGATGGGTGCGCGTTTTTCATCTGGTGGAGTTCTTCCGCTACCTGCGCTTCTTTCCCGACGGCCAGGTGCTGAGCATGCTCACGAGCGACCGCCCTGCAGAGACAGTGCATCGCCTCGTGCCGGGCGAGCGTGCTAAGGGCATGGCCACGGGCCATTGGCACCTTGTGTGCGACGACACACACGGCGCAACGATTGCGATCGAAAATTTGTGCGACCCCACGCTCGGGCGCTATGTATTCCAAAtgacgctgcgcctcggccagACCGCACCCGGGCGCTGGAACAagctcgagctccttgCATACAcctcgcagcgccgcggcactGCCGAGGTGCTGCCCATCCCACACAAGCACATGCGCCCGTTTCTATTTTCACGTGTGCTTCGCTATGGCACGTAAATGTACAGTAGTATACAGGTAATGAATGTAGGGGAGCTCGCATCATTTCGCATATGCCTGGCACCGTTTCATCAGCTCCTGTGCGCCGAGGtcctgtgcggcgctgatCAATGCGCGGTCCTGGAGAATGGGCTCCATTTCTTTCGGCACGACCCAAAAGTCGTCCtggtgcgcgagcaggtgGCACACGACGCGATTCGCAACCACCGCATCGCCACGCGTCActtcggcgctgcgtgtgtAGAGAATATTGGGGCACATCACCGTCGCTAAATTCGGCAAATCCATCCGGCTGCCGGTCTCCTCGTCGACATAGGAAAAGGAGGCGACCCAGCGGAGAAAGACAAAGAGGACCTCCATCGTATCGCGGTGCGCTTTGGGCATTAGCAGCGCGACATACTGCAGCAGGCGGTGGCGCTCCGCCTCTTCCTCgatttgctgcgcggcaatgAATGTGCGGTACAGCCGCACGGTCATCAGCGGATCCGGCAGCTCGCGGAAAAACTTTTTTaacagcgcggcaagctgcacgGGATTGTCGTCGAGCAGATTCGCCGCGTCCGTTTCGCGGTCGAGTTGCTCGGCAAGATCTTTCAGCCGCCGCACATTGCCGTTCTTGCGAAAGATGCCCTCGACCGATACGTCCATTTGGCGCATGGCACTCACGATATCGTCCACAATCGAAGGCACACGCATcggcgcaggcgtcgcgccgagcgtcgagtccgcaccgctgcgctccaCAAGCCACTCGAGGGAGATGCCAAAGGTGCcttttttgcgcacgtcgcggcggTTGTTCGGCTTGAAGAGCTTGCCCCAGAGCGTGTTCTTGCGCACTTCGACCAGCTCCAGCAAATCGTCCTCGGCaacgtgcgccgcaagcggcgATTTTTGCAGgtacagcagcgcaaggtgcTTTAGCACATACAGCGCCTCAggcgccagcgcgctgatcggcgtgcgctccgCTTTCCTTTCCACgggctcgccgcgctgcacacggtCCTGCTCGGCTTGCAAAATCATGGGAATGTCGGCAAGCGTAATGCCTTCGTCGGTCGAGTGGCGCAGGCTGAGATGCGACTCGGACGCGGTGTCTTTTTGGCCGTCTtcacgcacaagcacatCGCTATTGTGCCGCGTAAACGGCGCACGGATAGGCACAATCGAGCCCGGCGTATGGACATTGCCCCACGGATTCGGCACCGTGTCCCGGAACGCATCGTGCTCTTTATCGTTCgcttgcgcggtgcggtaCGCACTCGGACTGCCGACAACGGTGGAAAAGTGCGGTATCTTGGCCTTGCTCGACGTATGGCGGTCCAAATACATGCTCTCAATTCGCTTCATCTCGACCGACTTGCGATACGTGCTCGACTCTTGCGCTGTCAGCTCGGCACTCTCGCTGCTCGCCACAGACAGGCGCGACGTGGCCTGGGGGTCGCTCGGCTCCCCGTGGCGCTTCATCAGCAGCGTATGGAGCCGGTTCAGCGCAACACAGAGCAAGAAAGCATACTGCTCAAGGCGTGTGACTTGCACAAAGTGCGACTTGGCGTCCGCTGGCGTGCACGTCGTGCAGTACGCATAGTATGCCGTGCTCCCGTGCTTGCTATGCTCGgagtgcgtgcgccgcatcgtgcggtagcgcagcgcgctgacCTTGACGGGGTTCGGCACGTCACTGTACACctgctcggcgtgccgcggcggcgctgctgcttggccGTCGGGCTTGAGCAGGCCGCGCTGgcacttggcgcagcgcacgcagcccCAGTGCCAGCGCGAGGGAATGCCAGCGCGCACACACTCTTCTTCTACCGTATGGCCACACTGCGCACAGAGATCCGACGCGGCTTCAGGCGCAGAGAGCCCGGGCGCCATACGGATATGCGGCAGGCTACTGTATCCGTGGATGGTATCCGTATCCACGTCGTGCACTTCGCCGACGCTCGGGgcctgctgcagctgcatcacaagctcgtcgagcttgccgaggaaCGCATCAAGCGCGCCCGGCTTCCCGTACTCTTGGtccaggcgcagcgcgccggtAAGCGAGATGCGGATGAGGATCTTGAGGTAGTGTGCAAGGCCTGTCACCAGCGACAGCAGCTCCTGCGTAATGCccatgcgctgtgcaccggtttcttgcgcgtgcgaaaaAAGCGAGAAGAAGTTGACGATCTTTTtgcagagcatgcgcgcttCGCGGACGTACTGGATGGGCTTTGCCTGCGCCTGTTGGAACTGCACTTCCAGCTCGTCAATCGCGGAAAAGAGCACTTCAACGTGCAGGACAAAGCGCCCAGCATGCATGACGCCGCCGAGGTACTTGCCGTTGCTCacatggcgcagcatgtCGGAGATGCACGCGGCAGACGACTCTTCAAATGCGGAGAGCACACGCCAGATGGTAAATACGCGCACCTCCATCACACGCTGTTGCtccagcagcgacgcgggCGTCTCTTTCGCttcgaggcgcagcacatccACAGAGAGGTTCTCGGGGTTGCAGCTGGGCGACGAAAAAGGCTCGGAGGAAAGACTGAGTGCGCCGGGCATAcgcagcggctcgtctGTGTCGTCGCGggccgtcgcgccgctgctttgGCCCAGCTTAATCTTCCAGTAGCGGTGGATCATGTAGCACTCGGGGTGCCAGTGCTCATCTGCGTTGTTGCGGTTAATCTCGACAAACTGTTTCAATATCGCGATGTTGCAGCCAGTGCATTGGATCGCAAAGCGTGTGCTGTAGTGGTAGTGGCAGTAGACACGGCCGTCGTGCTCGTAATAGCTGTCGTCGGGGCCAAATACGGTAGGACACACGGAGCATGTAAAGTGCTCGACATGGTACTTGGCACCAAGCGCTGTGATGTAACtgccgcgcagtgctcgGCCGCACTTGACACAGAGGAGGTCAAGACGCCGGAAATAGTCTGTCTCGCACAGCGGGAAGAGCTTGCCCGGCTCGGTCTGGCTCACCATGTCGTCCGTCGCAGAGAAAAATTTGGATGCCACATTACGGCCACAGTCCTGTAGGTTAGCGGGGGGGGAGGTGGTGGGagacgcaccgcgcagcgAAAACAATCCAGGTGATAGACAccgcccaaggcgcgcacaaATTGCCCCGTCATGCCAAAATTGCACGCACTGCACAGCTGATCACTGCGAGACGACTGACGAATCATTTGCTCGGATAATTTGCTTTCATCACCACTCCGACGCCGGATtggcgcttggctcgcCGTCGTCTCTATCCCTTTCGGGACATGCTTGAGCGTCGTCGAGGCCGACCCTCGCGCATCGTCTACATCAATATATGGTATCACACTGTCTTCCAGCACGGGCGTCAGCGTGCCGGGAAGCACGGTCCGCGCTTGACCAAGGCGAGTGCCCATCATTTCGCGCAAAACGTACGTGAGTGATGATGTGCTGCAGGCGACACGCTGTGCGACTGCTTACAAAACGTCTGTGCCACGTTCGCGCACTGCAtttttttcgcgcgcgtgccaaaCACGTTTTTCTGAGCATGTGGCCAGCGGCCAGCGGCTATGCACGGGCTGCAGAGACGGACGCGGATACGGacgcggagcgcgcgctcggtACCGCCCAGACGGATACGTCAAGCCTTGGCTATGGACTCCCTTCGACTCTGGCACagacgcgctcgtcgctcGATGTGATTGGGAGCGGTGTGCGGTcgttgagcagcgcgctgccgccgtCATGggatgccgagcagctgccAGACTGGcttcgccgcggcgcgggcgtgtTTGAAGGCACAGTGAACATGGCAAACAGCATTTTGGGCGCTGGCATTGTCGGCTTGCCGTACTCGATGCGCGAGTCTGGGTTCGTTGCGGGGCTTGTCTTGCTGTGTGgcatcgcgctgctcacaGACTGGACGATCCGCTTGATTGTGCTGAACGCGAAACTCAGCGGGCGAAATACGTACATCGATATCATGCAGCACTGTTTCGGGCAGAATGGCAAAATCGCCGTGTCCATCTTCCAATTCGTGTTTGCATTCGGCGGGATGTGTGCGTTTtgcgtcgtcgtcggcgATACCATTCCTAACGTGATCAGCAGTGTGGTCCCGGCACTGAAAGACACATTCCTGAGCAACCGGCAGTTTGTTATTTTTGTGTGCACCATGGCCATTAGCTACCCGCTGTCGTTGTACCGCAATATCGAAAATCTGAGCAAGGCGAGTGCAATTGCGCTCTTGTCCATGGTGTTTATTATTATCGCGGTCGTCGTGCGTGGACCTGCAATGCCTGCAGAGCTCAAGGgagatgctgcgctgcgccttaCTTTTGTTCACCCGTCCAACCTGATACGGTCCGTTTCGGTGATTAGCTTTGCATTTGTGTGCCACCACAACTCGCTGCTCATCTACGGCAGCTTGAAGGAGCCCAGTATGGACAAGTTCAAGGTGATTACGCACTACTCTACACTCATTTCCGCCGTCGCTGCCATTTCCATGTCGATCGCTGGGTACTGGTCGTTTGAGAACAAGACCTTGTCCAATGTCCTCAACAACTTTCCCGAGTCGGACGTAGTCGTGAACATTGCGCGGTTTTGTTTTGGACTCAACATGTTCACCACACTCCCGCTCGAATGCTTTGTCTGCCGCGAAGTGTTTGAGACGTACTTTTTCCAGGGCGAGTACGAAAAAAAGCGGCACATTGTCATTACCACCGCATTGGTGATCGGCGCCATGTTTATCTCGCTGCTCACGTGTGATCTCGGGATCGTCTTGGAACTGACAGGAGGACTCAGCGCAACCGCACTCGCATTTCTCTTCCCTAGCATTTGCTACTTGAAACTCAGCCACGACGCAAGCAAGGTCgaccgcgccgcattgtcTTTTGCTTTTACATCCGAGCCCGACGAACTGGACGAGGCGATGCTCGAGCCAGACGACGAAAGCACACCGAGCATCGAAGCAGAAAATATCGCTCTCCCGCTACGCCcaggcgcaaacgcacacCAGCGGGAACCGCTGCAAAAATTCATGTGGTGGGAGTCGACCAAACTGCTCAGCatcgcttgcgccgtgTTTGGgctcgtcgtgctcgtcgTGTCCACCATCACAGCATTGTCTAGCATCTTTTCAGGTCGCGCTGGTTCTACCACCCAATGTTCATGACCATGGTATTAGATCAATGTATTAATAAATGTATTCTGCAGGCATGCAAGTGCCACTTTCCATGCAcactgctgcgcatggacCCGTATACAGCCTACAAACCCGTACGCCACAcgtacgtgcgcgcatttcgccTCGCCAATAAGAAGCGTTTTTATCCAGGCAATTCAGAATTCATTTCGCGATCCACGCTGATTAGATTGCCTGCACCCCCGAGCCTGCAGGGCTGCAGCAAAAACCGCGCATACACTCGCGAGATGCGGTCATTCGTCCGAAATAATTTTATTTAATCGTCTATACATAGCACTCAGCGCTGTTTGTTATCCGTGTGCAATAAAAGCCAGGGCCATTGCGGTAATTCCGCACCTCTCAATACCATGgtttgctcgcgctttgccggTTTTGCAATGGTTGCACTcgcgtgcatcgcggcaGTGTGCGCTAACCACGTCCACTACAACTGGACCGTACAGGATATCGAGAACGTGAATCCAGACGGACTGCATCCACGCCGTGCCATTGGCATCAATGGTCAGTGGCCACCGCCACCCATCAGCGTCAACTCCACGGACAAGCTCACTGTGAATGTGACCAATGGTCTCGAAAGTCGTGCGCATACTACCCTGCATTCGCACGGCATCTTTTTCAACCGCACAAACTTTTTCGACGGCGCCTCGATGATCACACAATGCCCAATTCCCGCCGGCTGGAGCATGAAACAGGATATTCTCAACTCCGACCTCTCTCCCAACGAGACATACGGCCAGCAATGGGGGACATACTGGGCCCATTCGCACTACCGGGGGCAGTATGTCGATGGCTTCCGCACTCCTCTAGTCATCCACAATGCAGATGGCGAGGCGTACGCGTACGACGACGACTACGTCGTCACGCTCGGCGACTGGTATCACCAATCGCATGCACACTTGAACAAGACCAAATTCATGGTGAGCACGAATCCAGGCGGCGACGAGCCTGTGCCAAAATCGCACCTGATGTATTTCCAGCACGTTCCTGCTAATGGCGAAGCCAAGAATTTGGATGGCTTTAACGAGAATGCAACGCTGCCGTTCCAGCCGGGTAAAACGTATCGCCTCCGTATTATCAACATGTCGGCTCTCGCCATGTTTCACTTTTGGATCGAGGGGCACGATATGAAGATCATCGAAGTGGACGGCGTCGATGTTCAGGCGT is a window from the Malassezia vespertilionis chromosome 7, complete sequence genome containing:
- the rga1 gene encoding Rho-type GTPase activating protein Rga1 (COG:T; COG:Z; EggNog:ENOG503NUWC; BUSCO:EOG09260CKC), with amino-acid sequence MVSQTEPGKLFPLCETDYFRRLDLLCVKCGRALRGSYITALGAKYHVEHFTCSVCPTVFGPDDSYYEHDGRVYCHYHYSTRFAIQCTGCNIAILKQFVEINRNNADEHWHPECYMIHRYWKIKLGQSSGATARDDTDEPLRMPGALSLSSEPFSSPSCNPENLSVDVLRLEAKETPASLLEQQRVMEVRVFTIWRVLSAFEESSAACISDMLRHVSNGKYLGGVMHAGRFVLHVEVLFSAIDELEVQFQQAQAKPIQYVREARMLCKKIVNFFSLFSHAQETGAQRMGITQELLSLVTGLAHYLKILIRISLTGALRLDQEYGKPGALDAFLGKLDELVMQLQQAPSVGEVHDVDTDTIHGYSSLPHIRMAPGLSAPEAASDLCAQCGHTVEEECVRAGIPSRWHWGCVRCAKCQRGLLKPDGQAAAPPRHAEQVYSDVPNPVKVSALRYRTMRRTHSEHSKHGSTAYYAYCTTCTPADAKSHFVQVTRLEQYAFLLCVALNRLHTLLMKRHGEPSDPQATSRLSVASSESAELTAQESSTYRKSVEMKRIESMYLDRHTSSKAKIPHFSTVVGSPSAYRTAQANDKEHDAFRDTVPNPWGNVHTPGSIVPIRAPFTRHNSDVLVREDGQKDTASESHLSLRHSTDEGITLADIPMILQAEQDRVQRGEPVERKAERTPISALAPEALYVLKHLALLYLQKSPLAAHVAEDDLLELVEVRKNTLWGKLFKPNNRRDVRKKGTFGISLEWLVERSGADSTLGATPAPMRVPSIVDDIVSAMRQMDVSVEGIFRKNGNVRRLKDLAEQLDRETDAANLLDDNPVQLAALLKKFFRELPDPLMTVRLYRTFIAAQQIEEEAERHRLLQYVALLMPKAHRDTMEVLFVFLRWVASFSYVDEETGSRMDLPNLATVMCPNILYTRSAEVTRGDAVVANRVVCHLLAHQDDFWVVPKEMEPILQDRALISAAQDLGAQELMKRCQAYAK
- a CDS encoding uncharacterized protein (EggNog:ENOG503NV5G; TransMembrane:10 (o110-132i157-179o199-219i231-250o270-292i304-328o348-368i388-412o418-435i505-530o); COG:E), which codes for MWPAASGYARAAETDADTDAERALGTAQTDTSSLGYGLPSTLAQTRSSLDVIGSGVRSLSSALPPSWDAEQLPDWLRRGAGVFEGTVNMANSILGAGIVGLPYSMRESGFVAGLVLLCGIALLTDWTIRLIVLNAKLSGRNTYIDIMQHCFGQNGKIAVSIFQFVFAFGGMCAFCVVVGDTIPNVISSVVPALKDTFLSNRQFVIFVCTMAISYPLSLYRNIENLSKASAIALLSMVFIIIAVVVRGPAMPAELKGDAALRLTFVHPSNLIRSVSVISFAFVCHHNSLLIYGSLKEPSMDKFKVITHYSTLISAVAAISMSIAGYWSFENKTLSNVLNNFPESDVVVNIARFCFGLNMFTTLPLECFVCREVFETYFFQGEYEKKRHIVITTALVIGAMFISLLTCDLGIVLELTGGLSATALAFLFPSICYLKLSHDASKVDRAALSFAFTSEPDELDEAMLEPDDESTPSIEAENIALPLRPGANAHQREPLQKFMWWESTKLLSIACAVFGLVVLVVSTITALSSIFSGRAGSTTQCS